In Myxococcota bacterium, the genomic window AGCGCCGCGACGCTGAGCGCGCCGCCGAGCAGGCCGGCGCCGAGCGGCCCCAGGGTGGGGATGCCCGGCGACGACGCCGGCTGGAACGGTCCGGTCACCTCGTAGGTGCGGCCCGGATTGCGTTGCGAGCTGAAGTAGAGGCGCGTGCCGTCGGGGTTGAGGGCAGGGCCGGTGATCTCGGTGTTGCTCGTGCCGGTGAGGCGCAGGATCGGGTGGACCCCGCCGCTCGGGGTGAGCGCCACGATCTCGAGGTTGCCGTCGTCTTCGGCGACGTAGACGTCGCCGTTCCCCGCGACGAAGACGTTGTCGGGTTCGGTGAGGGCGCCCGAGCCGTCGTAGTAGATCTCGAGGGTGTGGGGCGTGACCGTGGTGTCCAGCTTCCAGACCCGGTCGTCGCCCTTCGTCGAGAAGTAGACGAGCCCGTCCTGGTACCAGCAGCCCTCTCCGCCGTTGAAGGCGAAGCCGCTGCCGACGCTCGTCGTCCACGAGAGGCCCTTCACTTCTCCCGGCGCGATCGAACCCCCCGCTACCTGGGCCACCTCGAGCGTGCCGGCGGAGAGATCGGGATAGCTGGCGGGCGTGAAGCGGTAGAACTTCCCGGTGCCGGTGTCTTCGGTCAGGAAGACACACTCGTGCACCGGATCGACGGCGGCCGCTTCGTGGTTGAAGCTGCCCATGGCCGGACGCACGACGCCACTCCCCGGTTGGGTGGGGTCGCACTCGTACACCTGGCCGCTGCCGGTCTCCTCGCAGGAGAGCCAGGTACCCCAAGGCGTCGGGCCCCCGGCGCAGTTGCGGGTGGTGCCCGAGCAGATGCTGTACGCATCGACGATGTCGGCGTTCGCGTCGAAGACGAGCGCGCTCGCGCCACCGCTGCCACCCGAGCTCTCGTCATTCGACACGTAGATCCAGCCGCCGCTGGGCGTCGGGAAGACGGCGCCACCGTCCGGGTTCGGATGCCAGGTGTAGCTGGTGCCCGTCACGGTCTGACCGCTGGTGGCGACCACGCGCGACGTGAAGCCCACCGGGAGTTCCAGCCCGTTGGCGTCGGCGGCTTGCAGCGGACCGAAGTCGTCCGCGCTCGCTGCTCCCGCCGGAGTCGCGACGACCGCGTTCCCGAACAGAGAAAGCGCGGCGGTGCTGCCGGCCGTGTGCGCGCTCCGTCGCAGCAGCGCGCGGCGGGTGAGCATCGGGCCGTCGGTCTGTGCGGTCTTCACGGGGCGCTCGGAACCTCCGTCGTTCCCAGCGCTCCAGCATACCCCGACCGCGAGGGCCCGCGGCGAAGGCGCGAACCCCCGTCAGACCCTCGCGGTTCGTGGGGAACCGAAAGCGTCGGTGGCTAGCTCCCTGCCTCCGACGCGTAGGCCTCGCGCAGCAGCTGGATCGCGTCTTCCACCGTGAGCAGGCGCTTCCACACGAGCGAGAGGGTCCGCCAGAAGAACGGGACGCGGAAGCTGCGCGGCGTGGGGTAGAGCGTGTCGATGGTCGCCGTGTCGAAGTCGGTGACCGATCCGTTGAGGGCGCAGATCAGCTGGCCCAGGCCCGCCAGGTCAGGCGGCAAGGGCAGGGCCGGGTTCGGGACGTTGAAGGGGCCGTAGGTCGCGACGGGCACGTCGAGCTGGGGCAGACGAATGCCTCCCCGCGCGTTTCCGAACTCGTCCCGCACGACGCCGTTCTCGTCGGTCTCGAGCACGGCACCCCGCGGAAGCGGCCGCCCTCGGCGCACGCGCCTCTCCATGTTGCGGAAGGTGGCGCTGTAGACCATTCCCGAGAACACGGGTCCGTCGCCGGTCGTGTTCGACGGCAGGGCACACACGTCTTCGAGGAAGATCGGGAAGGGGGTGAGCACGCCCGCCGGGATCACCTCGATGTCCTTGTGCACCGCGTTGTGCGCGCCGCCCGCGATCTCGTAATAGCGGAAGTTCGGTGCGTCCTCCTGACGGGTGCCCCGCGTGAGGATGCTGCGCACCACGTCGTTCTCTCCGACGGCCCGCACCACCGGCACCGGCAGGTCGCGAGGGGCGAAGCCCTGGGGATCGCCGGTGGCAAACCTGGGCGAATCCGTCGACAGGGAACGCGAGCCACCGCCGGCCGACTGGATGAAGTAGCCGTCGTTCACGGGGAAGTGGAACTCGCTCGCGTAGGTGGTGACGCTGC contains:
- a CDS encoding alpha/beta hydrolase domain-containing protein codes for the protein MTRCLRLVLCLWTVLVTAPALAAPDAPVVVSTPTVGDSFSPGFRDIADFPLPYVEEEFFIEGTADVFAYDNDPPTRGEKSVVSTLPYKTRFLVRRPQNAHDFNGTVVIEWFNTTAGFDTAPVYDASAGHFGREGMIYIGFTNSQQGLGFLLFGCPALVTFEPQCLGRYADLLIAEDGQAYEIASQLANLLKNGANNPLPAGFHVQRIFHAGQSQQGGSVTTYASEFHFPVNDGYFIQSAGGGSRSLSTDSPRFATGDPQGFAPRDLPVPVVRAVGENDVVRSILTRGTRQEDAPNFRYYEIAGGAHNAVHKDIEVIPAGVLTPFPIFLEDVCALPSNTTGDGPVFSGMVYSATFRNMERRVRRGRPLPRGAVLETDENGVVRDEFGNARGGIRLPQLDVPVATYGPFNVPNPALPLPPDLAGLGQLICALNGSVTDFDTATIDTLYPTPRSFRVPFFWRTLSLVWKRLLTVEDAIQLLREAYASEAGS